Proteins co-encoded in one Arachis stenosperma cultivar V10309 chromosome 7, arast.V10309.gnm1.PFL2, whole genome shotgun sequence genomic window:
- the LOC130940606 gene encoding rhodanese-like domain-containing protein 7 — protein MLSPSPPPSAASPTKTTLPSSLSTAPSKPSFHHFPISSTSSNSHTLHSIMSRSNSKWFFSSGNTTTPIAISEMTRTENPEPESDVDESLVVVSFYKFADFSDHAAMRKPLKELCQQLRVSGGIILAPEGINGSICGTRESVEKVLAFIQSDDRLKGLRRVESPVSPEEEAIHHGHSASSPLAAGEDAPFRWDHVRVKLKKEIVTLGMPSVSPIEKVGKYVGPKEWNTLISDPDTVVIDVRNNYETRIGKFKGAVDPCTSSFREFPSWVEEHFQLTGCGLPEVEVDNSIKSDESEMENPKQNMPKRVAMYCTGGIRCEKATSLLLRKGFKEVFHLEGGILKYLEEVPEKQSLWEGECFVFDKRVSVEHGLVPGNFKLCYGCKQPVSDADMESPEYEYGVSCPYCFSSKSEEEKERARARQRQFERWGIIGGPDKGRRPSSKPDSGCAKPNQLSRSA, from the exons ATGCTCTCGCCGTCGCCGCCGCCTTCCGCCGCGTCCCCCACCAAAACAACGCTACCATCCTCCCTCTCCACCGCACCTTCCAAGCCCTCATTCCACCACTTCCCTATCTCTTCCACATCCTCGAACTCTCACACACTTCACAGCATAATGTCCCGTTCCAATTCCAAGTGGTTCTTCTCCTCCGGGAACACCACAACACCGATTGCCATATCGGAAATGACCCGAACCGAAAATCCGGAACCCGAATCCGACGTGGATGAGTCTCTGGTGGTGGTTTCGTTCTACAAGTTCGCGGATTTCTCTGACCATGCAGCTATGAGGAAACCCTTGAAGGAGCTTTGCCAACAACTT CGTGTTTCAGGCGGTATTATTCTTGCGCCTGAAGGGATCAATGGCAGCATATGTGGCACTCGGGAGTCGGTGGAGAAAGTTCTTGCATTCATACAAAGTGATGACCGATTGAAAGGGCTAAGACGGGTTGAATCGCCTGTTAGTCCCGAGGAGGAAGCCATTCACCATGGACACAGTGCCAGTTCTCCTCTTGCTGCAGGGGAAGATGCACCTTTCCGGTGGGATCATGTGAGGGTCAAATTGAAGAAAGAG ATTGTCACTCTTGGGATGCCTAGCGTATCACCTATTGAAAAGGTTGGGAAATATGTTGGCCCGAAAGAGTGGAATACTTTGATTAGTGATCCAGATACG GTTGTGATTGATGTGAGGAATAACTACGAAACCAGAATAGGAAAGTTTAAAGGAGCAGTTGATCCATGTACTTCATCATTTCGAGAATTCCCCTCTTGGGTGGAGGAGCATTTCCAGCTTACTGGATGTGGGCTTCCGGAAGTTGAGGTAGACAATTCAATCAAAAGTGATGAAAGTGAAATGGAGAATCCAAAACAAAATATGCCAAAACGTGTTGCAATGTATTGCACCGGAGGTATCCGATGCGAGAAAGCAACAAGTCTACTTCTCAGAAAAGGTTTCAAAGAG GTCTTTCACCTTGAAGGTGGAATCCTGAAATATCTTGAGGAAGTTCCAGAGAAACAAAGCCTCTGGGAGGGTGAGTGCTTTGTCTTCGACAAGCGAGTCTCCGTTGAGCACGGATTGGTGCCAGGAAACTTCAAGCTCTGCTATGGTTGCAAGCAGCCTGTGAGTGATGCTGACATGGAATCCCCTGAGTATGAATATGGAGTTTCTTGTCCTTACTGCTTTTCGTCAAAATcagaagaagagaaggagaggGCTCGTGCGCGACAACGACAATTTGAGAGATGGGGAATCATAGGTGGTCCGGATAAGGGTCGCCGGCCATCAAGTAAACCGGACAGTGGCTGTGCGAAACCAAACCAGCTTTCACGTTCTGCCTAA